One Echinicola strongylocentroti DNA window includes the following coding sequences:
- a CDS encoding RNA polymerase sigma factor, giving the protein MKEVTDQKLYERIKESDHSAFQELFDRYWKKMFGFTFRMLQNVEQSEDIVQEIFLSLWEKAPEKDVTHIKSYLYSAVKYQVSSVIRNKKWELDWETIDGIYEVQVPTYDPLELEEMNRYVENSIDKLPPKCKEVYYLQKEEGYTSKEIASNLNISPRTVEGHLHKAKKILKANLQHYYVLVLTVFYL; this is encoded by the coding sequence ATGAAGGAAGTAACTGATCAAAAACTCTATGAAAGAATAAAAGAATCAGACCATTCCGCCTTCCAAGAACTGTTTGACCGTTATTGGAAGAAGATGTTTGGGTTCACTTTTCGCATGCTCCAGAATGTCGAGCAGTCAGAAGATATAGTCCAGGAAATTTTTCTTTCCCTATGGGAGAAGGCCCCCGAAAAGGACGTCACACATATAAAAAGCTACCTGTATTCTGCAGTAAAATACCAGGTGTCATCAGTGATCAGAAACAAAAAGTGGGAGTTGGACTGGGAAACCATAGATGGCATATACGAAGTGCAGGTGCCGACTTACGATCCGCTGGAATTGGAAGAGATGAACAGGTATGTAGAAAACAGCATAGACAAGCTTCCGCCAAAATGTAAGGAGGTCTATTACCTACAAAAGGAGGAAGGCTATACTTCTAAGGAAATCGCTTCCAATCTCAACATATCCCCCCGGACTGTTGAAGGACACCTTCACAAAGCCAAAAAAATCCTTAAAGCTAATTTGCAACATTATTATGTGCTTGTATTAACGGTATTTTACCTATAA
- a CDS encoding cysteine hydrolase family protein has product MSNPSPSTALLVMDMQSVILNFLPKHETTLQNVAKCLKKARKDKIQVIYVRLGFRDGFPEISPKNKSFSSFRKYLSTLSPEEINQIHPSIIPFPGEIVVTKKRISAFSGSDLEMILRSLNIDHLVLTGVATSGVVLCTFLEAMDKDFQLTVVSDACQDKDDTLHQMVVTKLFSGRGEVVSAKEWVE; this is encoded by the coding sequence ATGAGCAATCCTTCCCCTTCCACCGCTTTATTGGTAATGGACATGCAATCGGTGATCCTTAATTTTTTACCTAAGCATGAAACCACCTTACAGAATGTGGCAAAGTGCCTCAAAAAAGCACGAAAAGATAAAATCCAGGTGATTTATGTCCGTTTGGGGTTTAGGGATGGTTTTCCAGAAATCAGTCCAAAAAACAAATCCTTTTCAAGTTTCAGAAAGTATCTTTCGACTTTATCCCCTGAAGAGATCAATCAAATCCATCCGTCCATAATTCCATTTCCAGGAGAAATTGTGGTGACCAAAAAAAGGATCAGCGCATTTTCAGGAAGTGATTTAGAGATGATACTAAGGTCCTTAAACATCGATCACTTGGTACTGACAGGTGTGGCCACCAGTGGTGTAGTGCTTTGTACATTTTTAGAAGCCATGGATAAAGACTTTCAGCTCACTGTCGTTTCTGATGCCTGCCAAGATAAAGACGACACGTTACATCAAATGGTAGTCACCAAGTTGTTTTCAGGAAGAGGTGAAGTGGTTTCCGCCAAAGAGTGGGTAGAATAA
- a CDS encoding MepB family protein, with amino-acid sequence MAAKNNMYIRHDTSNHRDIKYVLTETTEISEKRCFILGFLCVRREIKTTGQKAYNQKNKIQMAGIDAFNQHLLDVNNAIYDKLSFDISHLNSELEGSAYDACQFELNGKKIISRSSKITPKKAGQFVTFWKRNQNGFTEPFSENDQFDFYVINVKAGERFGQFVFPKSELIKKGYIISKSKAGKRGFRVYPIWDEVQNSQAKRTQQWQLGYFYEINKTTDLDKVSKLYQIKQSGCLEIEVSAAADSEPV; translated from the coding sequence ATGGCAGCGAAAAATAATATGTATATCCGCCATGATACCAGTAATCACAGGGATATAAAATATGTCCTTACAGAAACCACGGAAATCTCAGAAAAGCGTTGTTTCATTCTAGGTTTTCTGTGCGTTCGGCGAGAAATAAAAACTACTGGCCAGAAAGCGTATAATCAAAAAAACAAAATACAAATGGCTGGAATTGATGCTTTTAACCAACATCTACTTGACGTTAATAATGCTATCTACGATAAGTTATCTTTTGATATTTCACATTTGAATAGTGAGCTTGAAGGATCAGCATATGATGCTTGTCAGTTTGAGCTCAATGGAAAGAAGATTATATCCAGAAGCTCTAAAATAACGCCTAAGAAAGCAGGACAATTTGTGACGTTTTGGAAAAGGAACCAAAACGGCTTTACGGAGCCTTTTTCCGAAAATGATCAGTTTGATTTTTACGTAATCAATGTAAAGGCAGGCGAGCGTTTTGGACAATTTGTGTTTCCTAAATCTGAATTAATTAAGAAGGGCTATATTATATCAAAGAGTAAAGCCGGAAAAAGAGGTTTTAGAGTTTATCCAATATGGGATGAAGTTCAAAACAGCCAAGCAAAAAGAACGCAACAATGGCAGCTTGGTTACTTTTATGAGATCAATAAAACGACTGATTTGGATAAAGTGAGTAAACTATATCAAATAAAACAATCAGGTTGTTTGGAGATTGAGGTATCCGCCGCGGCGGATAGTGAACCTGTCTAG
- a CDS encoding SusC/RagA family TonB-linked outer membrane protein: MKINLRKRIVILTKHTFRVFLIQVVCLQALLANTSNSQGLADYHVSVDAHKASLVEILTGLEHQTDFRFAYNQKVIQSQQEITLKLDTDLRTVLKKITEQCDFQFRRIDNSIFVTAVNTKGASKVSVEEDRTLKGKVIDAETDEPIVGGTIIVEGGSRGTVTDLDGSFELTVDGEAKRLRVSFLGYESKTIEIGNQNQFTISLSQKEGVLEEVVVVGYGEQKKVNLSGAVDNIGGKSLSALQVNTIGEALLGQLPGVYVDIADGKPGRAAGFNIRGSTSINGGGPLIVIDGVPQTTNDLNNISPHDIEEISVLKDAASTAIYGARASFGVILVTTKRGNEAMSVRYDNYFGFSKPTRVPELYDNPLDYLSINENEFNANIGHNYFTDAQIAYPEQVAADPSLPHATVENIGGRPNLLLGGQVYNYYDLWFRDLTPKQNHRFSVGGKDKKFQYYLSGDFNHEEGALSFKPEKINRYTLRSNITYNVTENLSVFNSTSLVKRDEEHPNQYLYGFTSNVWRFIENSNPMMPEYVEIDGEMIPTDIGFYREFVENQSGIEQTMHDTKSTIGVDWKILSGKLKLHVDGTYQFTNTEKLRWWDNTGPYLSNSFNNRNIVLDYYADAGPSKIYRSRWRTIRNNINAYGTYDTSFGLHNLTVMAGYNQESYNYLYSYADREYPLQVPQHSLNLASGVANVSDDDDKNSSRSVFTRINYNWDGKYLLEINGSYFLSSKFAKENRGHAFIAGSGAWRISEESFFDNIRSTVNNLKLRVSYGSIGNANIGSYDYIPIMGVSQSAYTLEGERVNYTSSPNPKSANFTWETVETMNFGLDATFFRNRLTTTLDIYQRNTDNMLANFRSLPSVFGATVPKENIASLKTQGWELNLGWNDTKKVGKSPFSYGVRFNISDYHSEITDYYNPTNYLADYYPGQQLGEIWGLTTEGYFQTDEEAQNGALLETNSYKAYAAAGTIKFQDVNGDGVINFGERTLDNPGDYKKIGNTTPRYQYGITLNGAWKGVDLNVFFRGVGKRDIYPGAEAVNFWGPYNRKYQVMLQHTVEERWTPDNPDAYFPRPQGYLALGNNDLGVPQTKYLQDASFLRLKNLTVGYTIPSSLTERIKISNIRLYFSGQNLWETTGLHFSLDPEGLSKDPDANESRVGLGTAYPIQRVFSFGLQVKL; the protein is encoded by the coding sequence ATGAAAATTAATTTACGTAAACGAATTGTGATTCTAACCAAACACACTTTTAGGGTATTTTTGATTCAAGTGGTCTGCTTGCAGGCCCTGTTGGCCAATACTTCTAATAGTCAGGGACTAGCCGATTACCATGTAAGTGTAGATGCCCATAAGGCTTCCCTAGTAGAGATTTTAACTGGACTTGAACACCAAACGGACTTTAGGTTTGCCTACAACCAAAAGGTCATTCAAAGCCAACAAGAAATCACCCTGAAGCTAGATACCGACCTAAGAACCGTCCTGAAGAAAATCACGGAACAATGCGATTTTCAGTTCAGAAGAATAGACAATAGTATTTTTGTCACCGCTGTAAATACTAAGGGAGCAAGCAAAGTATCCGTAGAAGAAGACCGCACCCTGAAGGGAAAAGTCATCGATGCGGAAACTGACGAGCCCATTGTGGGTGGGACTATCATTGTAGAAGGAGGCTCAAGAGGGACTGTCACCGACCTGGACGGAAGCTTTGAGTTGACCGTGGACGGAGAGGCAAAACGTCTCCGCGTTTCATTTTTGGGCTATGAGTCAAAAACCATCGAGATTGGCAACCAGAACCAGTTTACGATATCGCTTTCCCAAAAAGAAGGGGTTTTGGAAGAGGTAGTGGTCGTGGGTTATGGAGAACAGAAAAAAGTCAACCTTAGCGGTGCCGTGGACAATATCGGAGGTAAGTCACTTTCCGCACTCCAGGTCAATACCATAGGGGAAGCCTTGTTGGGACAATTGCCCGGCGTGTATGTCGACATTGCCGATGGCAAACCGGGAAGGGCAGCGGGCTTCAATATCCGAGGAAGTACTTCTATCAATGGTGGTGGGCCACTTATCGTAATCGACGGAGTACCACAGACGACGAACGATCTCAACAATATCTCTCCCCATGATATTGAAGAAATTTCCGTACTCAAAGATGCAGCTTCTACGGCCATCTATGGAGCACGTGCTTCTTTTGGTGTGATCCTAGTGACCACCAAAAGGGGGAATGAGGCGATGTCCGTGAGGTATGACAATTACTTCGGTTTTAGCAAACCGACAAGGGTTCCTGAATTGTACGATAACCCTTTGGACTACCTTAGTATCAATGAAAATGAATTCAATGCCAATATTGGCCATAATTATTTTACCGATGCCCAAATAGCCTATCCCGAGCAAGTGGCCGCTGACCCATCCCTTCCCCATGCTACAGTAGAAAACATAGGCGGCAGGCCCAACTTACTTTTGGGAGGACAGGTGTACAATTATTATGACCTGTGGTTTAGGGACCTTACACCAAAGCAAAACCACCGCTTCAGTGTGGGCGGCAAGGACAAGAAGTTCCAATATTACCTTTCGGGAGACTTTAACCATGAAGAAGGAGCACTCAGCTTCAAGCCGGAAAAGATCAACCGTTATACCCTTAGATCGAATATTACTTATAATGTAACCGAAAACCTTTCGGTGTTTAACAGTACAAGTTTGGTAAAAAGGGATGAAGAACACCCCAACCAATACCTTTACGGGTTTACGTCCAATGTTTGGCGCTTCATAGAAAACTCCAACCCTATGATGCCTGAATATGTGGAAATCGATGGAGAAATGATCCCAACCGATATCGGCTTTTATAGGGAGTTTGTAGAAAACCAATCTGGCATCGAACAGACCATGCACGACACCAAGTCAACCATCGGAGTAGACTGGAAAATTCTTAGCGGTAAGTTAAAACTACATGTCGATGGCACCTATCAATTTACCAACACGGAAAAATTACGCTGGTGGGACAATACAGGCCCATACCTTTCCAATTCATTTAACAATAGAAATATTGTGCTTGACTATTATGCTGATGCTGGGCCATCCAAGATCTATCGGAGCAGATGGAGGACCATTCGCAACAACATCAATGCCTATGGAACCTATGACACTTCCTTTGGCCTCCATAACCTGACGGTAATGGCTGGGTACAACCAAGAAAGCTATAACTATCTCTATTCCTACGCCGACCGGGAGTATCCCCTTCAGGTTCCCCAGCACTCATTAAACCTGGCGTCTGGTGTGGCCAACGTCAGCGATGACGATGACAAGAACTCCAGCCGTAGTGTGTTTACAAGGATAAACTATAACTGGGACGGAAAGTACTTATTGGAAATAAACGGTAGCTACTTTCTTTCTTCAAAATTCGCCAAAGAAAACAGGGGACATGCATTTATTGCAGGTTCTGGTGCTTGGCGGATCTCAGAGGAATCGTTCTTTGACAATATTCGCTCCACGGTCAATAACCTTAAGTTAAGGGTTTCCTATGGCTCCATAGGGAATGCCAATATTGGCTCCTATGACTATATACCCATCATGGGCGTAAGCCAATCAGCTTATACGCTGGAGGGAGAGCGGGTCAACTATACCTCGTCCCCAAATCCAAAATCGGCCAATTTTACTTGGGAAACCGTTGAAACGATGAATTTTGGTCTGGACGCCACTTTCTTTAGGAATAGGCTTACGACCACCTTGGACATTTACCAGCGTAATACCGATAATATGCTGGCCAATTTCAGGTCTCTTCCTTCCGTGTTTGGAGCTACCGTTCCCAAGGAAAATATTGCATCGCTCAAGACCCAAGGATGGGAGCTGAATCTTGGGTGGAATGACACGAAGAAAGTGGGTAAGAGCCCCTTCAGCTATGGCGTAAGATTTAATATATCGGACTATCATTCCGAAATCACCGACTATTATAACCCGACCAATTACTTGGCTGACTATTATCCGGGTCAGCAATTGGGGGAAATTTGGGGCTTGACCACTGAAGGGTATTTTCAGACAGATGAAGAAGCCCAGAACGGTGCACTGCTAGAGACCAATTCCTACAAAGCCTACGCTGCTGCCGGAACGATCAAATTTCAGGACGTAAACGGCGATGGAGTGATCAACTTTGGAGAACGCACCTTGGACAATCCGGGGGATTATAAAAAAATCGGCAATACCACCCCTAGGTATCAATATGGGATCACTCTTAATGGTGCCTGGAAAGGTGTTGACCTAAACGTGTTTTTCCGTGGTGTAGGCAAAAGAGACATCTATCCAGGGGCAGAAGCAGTGAATTTCTGGGGACCATACAACAGAAAGTACCAAGTGATGCTACAGCATACTGTGGAAGAGCGCTGGACACCGGATAATCCAGATGCCTATTTTCCCAGACCACAAGGATACCTGGCCTTGGGAAATAATGACCTTGGCGTACCCCAGACCAAGTACCTTCAGGATGCGTCCTTCCTTAGACTCAAAAACCTGACGGTGGGCTATACCATTCCTTCCTCGCTGACCGAAAGAATCAAGATCAGTAATATCAGGCTGTACTTTTCAGGTCAGAACCTTTGGGAAACGACAGGCCTGCACTTCAGTTTGGACCCGGAAGGATTGTCCAAAGATCCTGATGCCAATGAAAGCAGGGTAGGTCTAGGAACCGCTTACCCCATCCAAAGGGTATTCTCATTTGGCCTTCAGGTAAAACTCTAA
- a CDS encoding RrF2 family transcriptional regulator — protein MFSKACEYAIRAVIYLAQISTKGKRSSLVDIAEEIGSPNAFTAKILQQLTKNNYIVSIKGPNGGFYITDERLQTLKLADIVRLMDGDKLFTGCALGLPECNSQKPCPLHHEFLKIRNEIQYLLENSHLEEISDQLTSGMTFLKR, from the coding sequence ATGTTTTCAAAAGCTTGTGAATATGCCATAAGGGCGGTGATATACTTGGCCCAAATTTCTACGAAAGGTAAGCGTTCGTCACTGGTGGATATTGCTGAAGAAATCGGATCCCCAAACGCATTTACAGCAAAAATCCTACAACAACTTACCAAAAACAATTATATAGTTTCGATAAAAGGCCCTAACGGAGGTTTTTACATCACAGATGAGCGATTACAGACCCTTAAACTCGCAGATATCGTTCGCTTGATGGATGGTGATAAACTCTTTACTGGCTGTGCCCTAGGATTGCCCGAATGCAATAGCCAAAAGCCTTGTCCATTGCACCATGAATTCCTAAAAATAAGAAACGAAATACAATACCTTTTAGAAAACAGCCACTTGGAAGAGATCAGTGATCAACTAACTAGTGGGATGACCTTCCTTAAACGATAA
- the hmpA gene encoding NO-inducible flavohemoprotein encodes MTNQKTIDIVKSTAPVLKSHGEQITRVFYEELFKHHPELKNMFNMTHQATGNQPKVLAMTIIKYAEHIDQLDMLTDTVNVIVQKHSSLDVRPEMYPIVGKYLLEAIKTVLGDMATAEILGAWEEAYQLLAQLFIGKEEKVYQDNEHKPGGFRGFADFQLINKVKESETITSLYFKPANDTPIPSHLPGQYVAISLDIPGEDHIHTRNYSLSDISNGEHLRLSVKRESCSPAGKVSNYLHDNLKVGDKVKMGMPSGDFVLQKSEHPVLLIAGGVGITPLLPMYKSLLGTGRKTVLIQCTPNSTTLPFQHEIKALDDPNHQHVIGFSNPLSSDIIDGTNVFEGFLTRSIIAEYIPSAESEVYYCGPKKFMQLVTQLLDDIGVPEKSRFFEFFGPADELRTEEHAQ; translated from the coding sequence ATGACCAACCAAAAAACAATTGACATTGTAAAATCTACTGCGCCAGTACTAAAGTCACATGGAGAACAGATCACCAGGGTGTTCTATGAAGAGTTATTCAAGCACCATCCTGAACTGAAAAATATGTTCAACATGACCCACCAAGCCACTGGAAACCAACCAAAGGTATTGGCCATGACCATTATAAAATATGCCGAACATATTGACCAGTTGGACATGCTCACGGATACGGTCAATGTCATTGTCCAAAAACACAGCTCTTTGGACGTGAGACCTGAAATGTACCCCATAGTAGGCAAATATTTATTGGAGGCCATTAAAACCGTCTTAGGTGATATGGCTACGGCAGAAATACTTGGAGCATGGGAAGAAGCTTATCAGCTATTGGCACAGCTATTTATAGGAAAAGAAGAAAAGGTATATCAAGACAATGAACATAAGCCAGGTGGCTTTCGGGGCTTTGCTGATTTCCAACTCATCAATAAGGTCAAGGAAAGTGAGACCATCACCTCCCTATATTTCAAACCTGCAAATGACACCCCTATTCCTTCCCACCTTCCAGGTCAATATGTAGCGATCAGTCTTGATATTCCGGGCGAAGACCATATTCACACCAGGAACTATAGTCTTTCGGACATCTCCAATGGAGAACACCTTAGGCTAAGTGTAAAACGTGAATCTTGCTCCCCAGCTGGTAAGGTTTCTAATTATTTGCATGACAACCTCAAGGTAGGCGACAAGGTGAAAATGGGCATGCCTTCAGGGGACTTTGTCCTCCAAAAAAGTGAACATCCCGTGCTATTGATTGCTGGAGGAGTAGGTATTACCCCTTTACTTCCCATGTATAAATCCCTATTGGGCACTGGAAGGAAAACAGTTTTGATACAGTGCACTCCAAACTCCACTACACTTCCATTCCAACATGAAATAAAGGCCTTAGATGACCCTAATCATCAGCATGTAATTGGTTTTTCCAACCCTTTGTCTTCCGATATTATTGATGGCACCAACGTTTTCGAAGGTTTCTTGACCAGATCTATTATAGCCGAGTATATCCCCTCTGCTGAGTCGGAAGTCTATTATTGCGGGCCAAAAAAATTCATGCAGCTGGTCACGCAGCTATTGGACGATATCGGGGTGCCAGAAAAAAGCAGGTTCTTTGAATTCTTTGGCCCTGCTGATGAACTCCGTACCGAGGAGCATGCCCAATGA
- a CDS encoding DinB family protein: MREEPFDMIQRYVDYALYNIWANNRLISNLSEQDEQLLTEELIGSYPTIQKTILHIWYAESGWLSRLKGNGWDVKKVTEFSGTNEELFKGWQKTSGDFKDFTYNADLEKTIQFEHKGERFSIPTREIIQTVFNHGSFHRGQVVIMMRQLGINKISQTDYIEWVREKERGNI; this comes from the coding sequence GTGAGAGAAGAACCATTTGATATGATCCAAAGATACGTAGATTATGCCTTATATAATATTTGGGCAAATAATAGGTTGATAAGTAATTTATCCGAGCAGGACGAGCAATTACTCACTGAAGAACTAATTGGAAGTTACCCTACAATTCAAAAAACTATTTTGCACATTTGGTATGCCGAATCAGGGTGGCTTTCCCGGCTAAAAGGAAATGGATGGGACGTCAAAAAAGTGACCGAGTTCTCAGGTACAAACGAAGAACTATTTAAAGGATGGCAAAAAACCTCTGGGGACTTCAAGGATTTTACCTATAACGCGGATTTAGAAAAAACCATTCAGTTTGAACACAAAGGAGAAAGGTTTTCAATACCGACAAGAGAAATAATTCAAACAGTATTCAATCACGGAAGTTTTCATCGGGGACAAGTGGTCATCATGATGAGGCAATTGGGAATTAACAAAATATCTCAAACCGATTATATTGAATGGGTTAGAGAAAAAGAAAGGGGGAATATTTAA
- a CDS encoding alpha/beta fold hydrolase, translated as MKTAYILFVLLSFARIFSANAQSENLKWLDIELSNYQYPYEVHTIDLNVQDQHLHMAYMDIIPSNHNGKNILLLHGKNFNGAYWETTIEALTQKGFRVIVPDQIGFGKSSKPSHFHYTFQQLAQNTKAVLDKIGVDQTAVLGHSMGGMLATRFALMYPEITEKLILENPIGLEDWKLKVPYKPVEWWYQNELKKDYDAIKNYQMESYYDNKWKPEYDEWVNLLAGWTFNSDYETIAWNAALTYDMIFTQPVVYEFKNITTPTLLIIGTRDRTALGKPLVSEEVRATMGLYEELGKKTQSRIPDAQLVEIKDTGHLPHIERFEQFITPLITFLKPIDNTNPLR; from the coding sequence ATGAAAACTGCCTATATTTTATTCGTTCTATTATCCTTTGCTCGCATTTTTTCCGCAAATGCCCAAAGCGAAAACCTTAAGTGGCTGGATATTGAACTCTCCAACTATCAGTACCCTTATGAAGTCCATACCATCGATCTGAACGTGCAGGATCAACATCTCCACATGGCCTACATGGATATAATACCCAGTAACCATAATGGCAAAAACATCCTCCTTCTCCATGGAAAAAATTTTAATGGTGCCTATTGGGAGACCACCATTGAGGCACTGACCCAGAAAGGATTTAGGGTCATTGTCCCGGATCAGATCGGCTTTGGCAAAAGCTCCAAACCAAGCCATTTTCATTATACCTTCCAGCAATTGGCCCAAAATACCAAAGCAGTACTCGACAAAATTGGTGTAGATCAAACTGCTGTACTCGGCCATTCCATGGGCGGTATGTTGGCGACCCGATTTGCACTGATGTATCCCGAAATCACCGAAAAGCTGATCTTGGAAAACCCCATCGGACTAGAGGACTGGAAGCTAAAAGTCCCTTACAAACCTGTGGAATGGTGGTACCAAAATGAACTGAAGAAAGACTACGATGCCATCAAAAATTACCAGATGGAAAGCTACTATGACAATAAATGGAAGCCTGAGTACGATGAATGGGTGAATTTACTCGCCGGGTGGACCTTTAACTCCGACTATGAAACCATCGCTTGGAATGCAGCACTCACCTACGACATGATCTTTACCCAGCCTGTGGTATATGAATTTAAAAATATCACCACCCCCACACTACTGATCATCGGTACCCGTGACAGAACTGCCTTGGGAAAACCCTTGGTCTCAGAAGAAGTCAGGGCGACAATGGGACTTTATGAAGAGCTAGGCAAAAAAACACAAAGCCGCATTCCCGATGCACAATTGGTGGAAATAAAAGACACCGGACACCTTCCCCATATTGAGCGTTTTGAACAGTTCATTACTCCCTTGATTACCTTTTTGAAACCTATAGATAATACCAATCCACTAAGATAG
- a CDS encoding FecR family protein produces the protein MNKREFERLLELQAKGKTTPEEEEAIRQAYKKIYFSQKPLQWNDRLEDDVKGRLENNLASKMTVGKRNTAVIKLKPLVKVAAVLALIILGGFLAGKYLTLLPKAELITKRTTASQRATITLSDGTNVHLNVGSAITFPEQFNGEQRKVKLEGEAFFEVTRDVQKPFIVETSSLSTKVLGTSFNINAHESQTEMVTVVSGKVQVSQTAKPEKKAILLPDEAVVFHRSSGALNKQWADAGQVLNWKKEYIEFDKVSFKEAIGLLRQYYHTEIILENFQNDHCQIRATCKNNGIEHLLSQLQLLVDFDYRIQKDGSIIIDYQGCKN, from the coding sequence ATGAATAAAAGAGAATTTGAGAGACTACTTGAACTACAGGCCAAGGGAAAAACTACTCCAGAGGAGGAAGAGGCCATTCGCCAAGCCTACAAAAAGATATACTTCAGCCAAAAGCCCCTACAATGGAATGACCGTCTTGAGGATGATGTCAAGGGAAGATTAGAGAATAACCTGGCTTCCAAAATGACTGTGGGCAAAAGAAATACAGCTGTTATTAAGTTAAAGCCCCTTGTCAAAGTAGCGGCGGTACTAGCTTTGATTATTCTGGGAGGTTTTTTGGCAGGAAAGTACCTCACCTTACTTCCTAAAGCCGAACTGATCACTAAGCGCACGACAGCCAGCCAGCGTGCGACGATCACCCTTAGCGATGGCACGAATGTCCATTTGAATGTAGGTTCAGCCATTACGTTTCCTGAGCAATTTAATGGAGAGCAACGTAAGGTGAAGTTGGAAGGCGAAGCTTTTTTTGAGGTAACAAGGGACGTTCAAAAGCCTTTTATAGTGGAAACATCCTCTTTGAGTACCAAGGTGCTGGGGACCAGCTTTAACATCAATGCACATGAATCCCAAACTGAAATGGTCACGGTCGTTTCAGGCAAAGTTCAGGTCAGTCAAACAGCGAAGCCTGAAAAGAAGGCAATCCTGTTGCCCGATGAAGCAGTTGTTTTTCACCGATCGTCCGGCGCATTAAATAAACAATGGGCAGATGCTGGGCAGGTCCTTAATTGGAAAAAAGAATATATAGAATTTGATAAAGTATCATTTAAAGAGGCGATAGGGCTATTGAGACAATATTATCACACAGAGATAATATTGGAAAATTTTCAAAATGACCATTGCCAGATCAGAGCTACTTGTAAAAACAACGGTATTGAGCACTTACTCAGCCAACTCCAATTATTGGTGGATTTTGATTACAGGATCCAAAAGGACGGAAGTATTATTATTGATTACCAAGGATGTAAAAACTAA